TCGCCGCTGTTGCCGTCTTCCCAATGCGCCGCGCCGACGGTGTGGTTGTCATTGAGATTGATCGCGGTGGCGGACTGCGGCGGCAAGGCCGGCGGATCGGAGGGTTGCGGCGGCGGCGGCCCGGGAACCGCCGGAGGCGGTTCGGGAGAAGCCGGCGGCGGTGGGCTGTCCGATGAGCCGCCGCCGCAACCCGCGAGCGTCACGCCTAACAAGGAGACGACGCAGGCGAGCCGCGCGTATTCGAACGACCGGGTATTCGGTTTGCAGATTCTGCTCATCGGAACTTACCTGATGGAGTGGTTGTGACCTGGTAACAACTGCAAGAGCCAAGCCAGCAGGCGTCCCGGTACGGCCGACGGCGCGTCCGGGCGCCTAGTTAGGCTGTTGCCGCGCCGCGATGTCGCATCTTCGAGACGAAGGGCGCGCCACTTCCCGGCAAACGCGGAAAACTTTTTCCCGACCCCCGGCGCGAGTTACAACCCGGCGACAACCGATTTTCCCGGCCGACAGGTACGTCAGCCGTTGCGTACAGCAACCGGAGCCGTCCGCCGGCCCTTCTGGTGTGTTGCACGGACATTTGTTATGAAGTCCACGAGGGGTCGCAGAAACCACCGGGAGTCTCATGAATCCGTTTCGACCCGTTTTCATCGCCATCGCCGGCTGGGCGGTGTCGCTTTCAGCCGCCCCGGCGGCGCAACAGGCGGCGAACGCGCCCGCGCCAGTTATCGTGTTCATGACGGATTTCGGCACGCTCGATGACGCGGTCGCGATCTGCAAGGGCGTGATGCTGGGCCTCGCGCCCGCCGCGCGCATCGTCGATCTCACCCACCAGGTGCGGCCGTATTCGATCGCGGACGGCGCGCGTTTTCTCGCGCGCACCTCGCTCTACTATCCCGCGAACACCATCTTCGTCGGCGTCGTCGACCCGGGCGTCGGCACCCAGCGCCGTACCATCATCGCGAAAACAAAACGCGGTCAATATTTCGTCGTGCCGGACAATGGCTTGCTCACTCCCATCGAGGATCGGGACGGCATCGAGGCCGCGCGCGAAATCACCAACGCGGCGTGGATGTTGCCCGGGCCGCACTCGGCGACATTTCACGGCCGCGATGTCTTCTCGCCGGTGGCCGGACACCTCGCGCGGGGCGATGACTGGACGAAGGTCGGCCCGGTGCTGGCGAAGCTCACGCGACTTTCAATTGCGGCGCCGGTCCTGGATGACCGGGGAATCACCGGCCACGTCATCGGCCTCGACGGGCCGTACGGCAATCTGATCACGGACATCAAGCCGGAGAAGCTGCGCGAGCTCGGGTATGCCACTGGCGACACGGTGAAGATCGAGGTTTCCGGCCAGCAATTCTTGCTGCCGTTCGTCACCACCTTCGGCGACGTGCCCGAAGGGAAGCCGTTGCTGTACATCGATTCGAGCGGCTTGGTGAGCGTGGCCATCAACATGGGCAATTTCGCGCAGGCGCACGAAATCACGCCACCTGCGGAATTCTCGATCGCGAGGCGCGCGCAAAGTTCGCAGTGAGCCGCCGGCTGCCTCATGCCTCACTTCTTTTCATGCGTACTGCCGATTTTCTCAGGGTCGAGCGTGACCCTTTTCACTAGTTTGTCGGGCGGGGTCTGCTAGTGTCGGCCGCATAAAGAATGTTGGCGACGGAGACGAGGGCAGCAGCGGAGAAATTTCAGTGAAGACCAAACAGCCCAGGCATTTCATGCTGGCGTCGGATTTCGACCAGACATTGAGCCACAACGATTCCGGTTTCGTGTTGAGTGAGCTGTTAGGAGTCCCGGACTTCGAACAAAAGGTCGAAGGCCTCGCACGCAGCCATCTGGTCCAGCAGGGCGGCGAACTCGCCTATCTGATCCGGCACGATCCGGCCTTTCGCGGAGTCCGCCGCGAACATCTCATCGAAGCGGGCCGCCGAGTGCGGCTCAAGGGCGCGCTGCCGGCCTTCGTCGATTTCCTCGCACGCGGCGTCGATGGCCACCAGTTCTCTTTCTACGTGGTTTCGGCCGCACCTCGCGAAGTGGTGGTGTCCGCGCTCGCCGGCATCGTGCCGCCGGCCAACATCTTTGGCACCGAACTAGATTTCGATCCGCAGTCCGGCGAAGTTCGTGCGATCACGAGCGTGCGGGCCGGCTACGGCAAGGTCGCGGTCATCGATGAACTCGGGCAACGCCTCGGCATCACTTCCGATCGCGTCATCTACGTCGGCGATGGCAGCTCGGACATCCACGTGATGCTGCACGTGAACAACGGCGACGGGTTCACGATCGCGGTCTCGGAGAATCGGCAGCTGGCGCGCATCGCCAGAAGCACGGTCCTCAGCGACAGCGCGAGCAGCGTGCTGGTGCCGGTGCTCGATCAGGTGCTGGGATTACGCGCTTCGGAGATTCGCACCTTGCTCGAAGCGGAAGGCCTGGTGCTCGACGAATGGGAGAAAGCGCGCACCGACCGCGTGCTGATTCGCGAGTCGTTCATCGGCACCGTCGGCTCCATGCCGGTGATGGCATGAACGACGCGCTCGGCTGGGTGGCGACGGCGATGTTCGTCTCGTCGTACTTTTTCAGGAAGCCCGCGTTGCTGCGCATTGCGCAGATGTCCGGCGCAACCCTGTGGATCGTCTACGGCGTGATGATCGGCGCGATGCCCGTGATCGTGGCCAATGGGCTGGTGTTCGCGGCGGCGTCCTGGACGATGTTGCGTGCCAGACAGGAGCCGCTCGCAGCCACCTAGCCTGGCCGAAGCTCCCTCTTCCGGTAGGCGCAATTCCAGCCGGGCGCCGGCACAATGCGCCATCATGGCGATCGCCTCGACAACACCCACCCGCTCGACCGGAACGACTGCCGGAAACGGCCTCACGGCCGCGATCGCCGCGTTCGTCATCTGGGGATTCTTTCCCATCTACCTGCTGGGCCTCACGAGCGTGTCGGCCATGCAGATCACCGCGCATCGCATCGCCTGGTCCTGCGTTTTCGTACTCGCGTGGCTCGTGGCCACGGGAGAGATGCCGAAATTGCGCGCAGCGATGACGCGCCCGGGCGTCCTGATCCGCCTCGCGGCCAGCGCGTTCTTCATCGCCGCCAACTGGCTCGCTTTCGCCTGGGCGGTGAACCACGACCGCGTGCTCGACGTAAGCCTCGGGTACTACATCGGCCCGTTGCTCAACGTGCTGCTCGGCATCGTCGTGTTGTCGGAACGGCTGGATAGAACTCAGTGGACGGCTGTGGGGTTCGCCACCGCGGGAGTTCTGTATCTTTCCATCATCGCCGGCCACGCGCCGTGGGTGGCGCTCACGGTCGCGATCTCCTTTTCGCTGTACGGCTTGATCCGCAAGACAGTGAGCATCGACGCGTTGCCCGGGCTCGCGGTCGAAACCGTGCTGCTCATGCCGTTCGCCGCCGGATACCTGATCTGGTGCGAGGCGCAGGGAACGGGAGTCCTCGGGCATTCGAACCCCAGCATCACCGTCCTGCTGTTGCTGAGCGGAGTCATCACGTCGGTGCCACTGTTCCTGTTTGCGTACGGCGCGCGGCGGATTCCGTTCTCCACGATGGGCGTGATCCAGTTCATCGGCCCGAGCCTGCAGTTCGTCTGCGGCCTGCTGGTTTTCCGGGAACCGTTCGGCTCTGCGCGTGCGTTCGGTTTCATCCTGATCTGGATTGCGTTGCTGATCTACGCCGTGCATGGATTGCGCAGGGCGGCGGCGCCACCGCAGCCCGCGTAGAGCAGGATCAGGGCACCACGGGCAGGATCACTGCGCTCGCCGTGGCGCCGCCGTGCCAGATGCTCTGCGTCGCTTTCCGGTAGTCGGCGGGTTTGGCGAACATGATGTTTTCGACGTAGGTCTGCGGATTGCGGTCGTAGAGCGGGAACAGCGTCGACTGGACCTGCACCATGATCCGGTGGCCCGGCAGGAACACATGGTTCACGTCGGGCAATGTCCAACGATAAGTCTCTACCTTGCCGGGCTTGAGCGCCGACGGCTTCGCGAAGCTCTGCAAATAACGGCCGCGGAAAATCTCGATGCCGATCGGCAGCTCGTAACCCGCCATACCTGGCTTGCCACCCTGCGAAGCGCCTTCCGGCACGTCGTTCGGATAGACGTCGATCAGCTTCACGACCCAGTCGCTGTCGCTGCCCGTGGTCGACGCAAACAGCTCGACCTGCGGCGCGCCCATGATGTGAACCGGCTTCTCGAGCGGCGTGCTGCGGAAAGAGGCGACGTCCGGCCGTTCGGACACGAAGCGCTGGTCCTTCACCAGCCATGGCTTCCATTGCGCCGCGTCGCCCATGTTGATCGGCCGCGGCAGGAACGGCACCGGCTTCGCGGGGTCGCTGACATACTCTTCACGGCCGGCGGCTTTCGGCCGCTCGAAGCTTGCGGCGCCGTTCGCCGACAGGTAGATAGGCCGCGCGGTACCCATGGGCCAGCGCGGCGAGGTCTGCCACTTGTTGATGCCGGTCGCATACGTCAGCACCGGCGGCGTCTTCGGATCCGGCCCGCCTTTCAGCCAGTGATCGAAGAACGGCTTCACGTATTCCACGCGCCACTCGCGCGCCGTGTCGCCGGTGAAAATCAGGTCGCCGAGATCGTAGCCATAATGATTGGCGCCCGAGTGCCGCCACGGCCCGATGACCAGCGAGACCATGTCGTTGTTCTTGTCCTTGGGTTCCATGGCGCGATAAACCGCGGGCGCGCCGTAACTGTCTTCCTGGTCCCATTGGCCCACCTCGAGCATCGTCGGCACCTTGAGAGGCTGCGCAGCGAGCCACTTGTCCACCGCCTGCAGCGACCAGAACTCGGTGTACGCGGGGTTCTCGAGAAACTTGCGGACGCCCGGGTAGTGAGTGATGCCCAGCATCGCCGCGAAATCCGCCATGGAGCCGGCTTCGAGGTAGCGCGTGTAATCGTCGCCCGCGCCGAGCGCAAAGTCGCCGCCGCCCTGCGCCTTGTTGGTCCCCTGCCCGACCGCGAAATCCAGCGAGCTCACGCGGAAGGCACCGTTGTGAAACCAGTCATCCCCCATCCAGCCGTCGACCATCGGGCTCTGCGGCACCGCGGCCTTGAGCGCCGGATGCGGATTGATCTCCGCCATCAGCGTCGTGAAGCCTAGATAGGACGAGCCGATGACCCCGACGTTGCCATTCGACTCGGGTGTGTTCTTCACCAGCCAGTCGATGGTGTCGTAGGCATCGGTCGATTCGTCGATGCCGGTGTCGTTGAGTGGTCCGGCCAATGGGCGGTTCAGCACATACGCGCCTTCGGAACGATGCAGTCCGCGAATGTCCTGGTAGACGCGGATATAGCCGTCTTCCACGAATTCGGCGTCCATGATCTCGACGATGTCGACCAGCCGCTGACTCGCGACGCGATGTACCGAGTGGTAGGCATCGTACGGAGTGCGCGACAGCAGGATGGGCCCGTTGCTCGTGCCCTTCTTCATCACGACCGTGGTGTAGAGCTTGGTGCCATCACGCATCGGCACCATCGCGTCGCGGCGGATGAAGTCCGCCGAGGCCAGCGTCGACTCATATTTATCGACGACGTCCGGCGTCATCGGGGTGACGCGCGAAGGAACTTCCGCAACAGCGCCGGTGGCGACGAGCAGGAATGTGAATGAAAGCAGGAGAGGATGTTTCATGGCGTTAGCCTATGAGGCTCAACCACGACCCGCAAGACGACCCGCCGAACGCGCGTGATGCAGGCTGTCGGCGGGAGCACCGACCCGGCGTAATCGTTCACCGGGAGCCATTGAACGAAAAGGAGCGGGAATACCCGAACGAATTCAACGAATCGCGCAGCGGAGCGTTTTTCATTCAGGCTTGGTTAACAGACCACGGTTCACCATGC
This sequence is a window from Pseudomonadota bacterium. Protein-coding genes within it:
- a CDS encoding S-adenosyl-l-methionine hydroxide adenosyltransferase family protein; translation: MNPFRPVFIAIAGWAVSLSAAPAAQQAANAPAPVIVFMTDFGTLDDAVAICKGVMLGLAPAARIVDLTHQVRPYSIADGARFLARTSLYYPANTIFVGVVDPGVGTQRRTIIAKTKRGQYFVVPDNGLLTPIEDRDGIEAAREITNAAWMLPGPHSATFHGRDVFSPVAGHLARGDDWTKVGPVLAKLTRLSIAAPVLDDRGITGHVIGLDGPYGNLITDIKPEKLRELGYATGDTVKIEVSGQQFLLPFVTTFGDVPEGKPLLYIDSSGLVSVAINMGNFAQAHEITPPAEFSIARRAQSSQ
- a CDS encoding HAD family hydrolase yields the protein MKTKQPRHFMLASDFDQTLSHNDSGFVLSELLGVPDFEQKVEGLARSHLVQQGGELAYLIRHDPAFRGVRREHLIEAGRRVRLKGALPAFVDFLARGVDGHQFSFYVVSAAPREVVVSALAGIVPPANIFGTELDFDPQSGEVRAITSVRAGYGKVAVIDELGQRLGITSDRVIYVGDGSSDIHVMLHVNNGDGFTIAVSENRQLARIARSTVLSDSASSVLVPVLDQVLGLRASEIRTLLEAEGLVLDEWEKARTDRVLIRESFIGTVGSMPVMA
- a CDS encoding YgjV family protein: MNDALGWVATAMFVSSYFFRKPALLRIAQMSGATLWIVYGVMIGAMPVIVANGLVFAAASWTMLRARQEPLAAT
- the rarD gene encoding EamA family transporter RarD, producing the protein MAIASTTPTRSTGTTAGNGLTAAIAAFVIWGFFPIYLLGLTSVSAMQITAHRIAWSCVFVLAWLVATGEMPKLRAAMTRPGVLIRLAASAFFIAANWLAFAWAVNHDRVLDVSLGYYIGPLLNVLLGIVVLSERLDRTQWTAVGFATAGVLYLSIIAGHAPWVALTVAISFSLYGLIRKTVSIDALPGLAVETVLLMPFAAGYLIWCEAQGTGVLGHSNPSITVLLLLSGVITSVPLFLFAYGARRIPFSTMGVIQFIGPSLQFVCGLLVFREPFGSARAFGFILIWIALLIYAVHGLRRAAAPPQPA
- a CDS encoding CocE/NonD family hydrolase — encoded protein: MKHPLLLSFTFLLVATGAVAEVPSRVTPMTPDVVDKYESTLASADFIRRDAMVPMRDGTKLYTTVVMKKGTSNGPILLSRTPYDAYHSVHRVASQRLVDIVEIMDAEFVEDGYIRVYQDIRGLHRSEGAYVLNRPLAGPLNDTGIDESTDAYDTIDWLVKNTPESNGNVGVIGSSYLGFTTLMAEINPHPALKAAVPQSPMVDGWMGDDWFHNGAFRVSSLDFAVGQGTNKAQGGGDFALGAGDDYTRYLEAGSMADFAAMLGITHYPGVRKFLENPAYTEFWSLQAVDKWLAAQPLKVPTMLEVGQWDQEDSYGAPAVYRAMEPKDKNNDMVSLVIGPWRHSGANHYGYDLGDLIFTGDTAREWRVEYVKPFFDHWLKGGPDPKTPPVLTYATGINKWQTSPRWPMGTARPIYLSANGAASFERPKAAGREEYVSDPAKPVPFLPRPINMGDAAQWKPWLVKDQRFVSERPDVASFRSTPLEKPVHIMGAPQVELFASTTGSDSDWVVKLIDVYPNDVPEGASQGGKPGMAGYELPIGIEIFRGRYLQSFAKPSALKPGKVETYRWTLPDVNHVFLPGHRIMVQVQSTLFPLYDRNPQTYVENIMFAKPADYRKATQSIWHGGATASAVILPVVP